The Solanum pennellii chromosome 11, SPENNV200 genome contains a region encoding:
- the LOC107003149 gene encoding protein PXR1-like produces the protein MKRVSAKVESTIPISLSAAAKSLSKFAASDHEASHAVSLYLQSAADSFNRLVKIQQKLSVKKEHDVKVEEISEKNEDIPNGFRENKKSKNLVKEENSEAEPKTKNSSKIDKVKGHKLIKTEPKLDIGEEEIEKSNKNELESVKIVRELELKEVKEDSMTSRDKKKKKKKKDRDEVVKVEQDGKSMDTDAGSASAEQSSKKKSKKRRIEGDE, from the coding sequence ATGAAGAGAGTATCAGCTAAAGTTGAATCTACAATCCCAATCTCTCTCTCCGCCGCAGCAAAATCCCTCTCCAAGTTTGCTGCATCAGATCATGAAGCTTCACATGCTGTTTCATTATATCTCCAAAGTGCTGCCGATTCATTCAACAGGCTTGTTAAGATTCAGCAGAAACTCAGTGTGAAAAAGGAGCATGATGTCAAAGTTGAAGAGATTTCAGAAAAGAATGAAGATATCCCAAATGGGTTCCGAGAAAACAAGAAAAGCAAGAATCTTGTCAAGGAAGAAAACTCGGAAGCTGAGCCAAAGaccaaaaattcatcaaaaattgaTAAAGTGAAGGGTCATAAGTTGATCAAGACTGAACCAAAACTCGATATAGGGGAAGAAGAGATTGAAAAATCCAACAAAAATGAGCTGGAGTCTGTTAAAATAGTTAGGGAGCTGGAGTTGAAGGAAGTTAAGGAAGATAGTATGACGAGTAgagataagaagaagaagaagaaaaagaaggatagAGACGAGGTGGTGAAGGTGGAACAAGATGGGAAGAGTATGGATACTGATGCTGGTTCTGCTTCAGCCGAGCAGAGTAGCaagaaaaagagtaaaaagagAAGAATTGAAGGAGATGAGTAA
- the LOC107003147 gene encoding chitinase 2-like — translation MHTTNALLKEKYFNRHLLWLNTNKKYKGSFQLQQIMKSLKFCISLLVLQALFNVFPTIEAVPAFCPGVFREYIGAEGKNVTFSDVPINPNIEFHFLLSFAIDYTNTKSPEPTNGDFLVYWDTDNLTPSHISSIKAKHKNVKVGMSLGGDTVNGKNATFTPTSITSWVRNAIHSITKIVKEYNLDAIDIDYEHFNADPDTFAECIGRLLYYLKQHNVVTYTSIAPYADDSVQVHYLALWRKYGHLIDYVNFQFYAYEKGTTILQFLHYFETQMYNYKGGKILVSFGTDNSGGLSPRHGFFDACSILKSRGTLHGIFIWSADDSIKDHFLYEKLSQNLLASATV, via the coding sequence ATGCATACAACAAATGCCTTGTTGAAggagaaatattttaataggCATCTACTTTGGTTAAATACCAATAAGAAGTACAAGGGATCCTTCCAACTACAACAAATCATGAAGTCCTTAAAATTCTGCATCTCTCTTCTTGTCCTTCAAGCTCTCTTCAACGTTTTCCCTACGATCGAGGCAGTTCCAGCATTCTGCCCTGGGGTTTTCAGAGAATACATTGGAGCTGAGGGCAAGAATGTCACATTCTCTGATGTCCCAATTAATCCAAATATTGAGTTTCACTTCCTCCTATCCTTCGCTATAGACTACACGAACACAAAATCACCAGAACCCACTAATGGTGACTTCCTGGTTTATTGGGACACTGATAACCTCACCCCTTCTCATATTTCTTCCATCAAGGCTAAGCATAAGAACGTTAAGGTAGGAATGAGTCTTGGTGGTGATACAGTGAATGGTAAAAATGCCACCTTCACTCCTACTTCAATTACTTCTTGGGTGAGAAATGCAATACATTCAATCACCAAGATAGTGAAAGAGTATAACCTGGATGCAATAGATATAGATTATGAACACTTCAATGCAGATCCAGATACATTCGCCGAGTGCATTGGGAGACTGTTGTACTATCTTAAACAACACAATGTCGTCACTTACACATCAATAGCACCATATGCAGATGATTCAGTGCAGGTGCACTATTTAGCACTCTGGAGAAAGTACGGTCATCTAATAGACTATGTCAACTTCCAATTTTATGCCTATGAAAAGGGTACAACCATTCTTCAGTTCCTACACTACTTTGAAACTCAGATGTATAACTATAAAGGAGGCAAGATTCTAGTTAGCTTTGGAACTGACAACAGCGGCGGCTTATCTCCTAGACATGGATTCTTTGATGCATGCAGCATACTAAAGAGTCGGGGAACACTTCATGGTATCTTTATTTGGTCTGCAGATGACTCTATAAAagatcattttctatatgaaaagCTGTCACAGAACCTCTTAGCAAGTGCAACCGTTTAA